From one Triticum urartu cultivar G1812 chromosome 3, Tu2.1, whole genome shotgun sequence genomic stretch:
- the LOC125547509 gene encoding uncharacterized protein LOC125547509, with the protein MRRSASSSWLARAVLLLPIIAWCFLLPCCAARPKGFNFPTWWRGRGIQPQSPMPGKSRGQNHDYAPLPELAPPGPPKQHYCPGCGHDYAPPPLVGVALESPGPPEQHRCPGCDHVYGLPPAGTPLATPEPPKQQDCPGCAHDYTLPHKAGTALPVP; encoded by the exons ATGAGGCGATCTGCTTCTTCGTCCTGGCTCGCACGCGCCGTGCTCCTCCTGCCTATTATCGCATGGTGCTTCCTGCTGCCATGCTGTGCCGCTAGGCCCAAAG GCTTTAATTTTCCAACCTGGTGGCGCGGACGAGGAATACAGCCGCAATCACCTATGCCCGGGAAATCAAGGGGACAGAACCATGACTACGCTCCGCTGCCAGAACTTGCGCCGCCCGGGCCGCCGAAGCAACATTACTGCCCGGGGTGTGGCCATGACTACGCTCCACCGCCGTTGGTGGGTGTGGCACTTGAGTCGCCCGGGCCGCCGGAGCAACATCGCTGCCCGGGGTGTGACCATGTCTACGGTCTGCCTCCGGCAGGTACTCCACTTGCGACGCCTGAGCCACCGAAGCAACAGGACTGCCCGGGGTGTGCACATGACTACACTCTGCCGCACAAGGCGGGTACGGCACTTCCAGTACCATAA